A section of the Halogranum gelatinilyticum genome encodes:
- a CDS encoding sodium:calcium antiporter, giving the protein MVLGGLFPDTPVVNVLVILVATGFIWFGSSWLEESAERLSGYYGLPAVVQGSIVVAVGSSFPELASVVFTALAGTFDMGVGAIVGSAIFNILVIPALSGIVSDGNLETNRTIVYKEAQFYMIAVSTVVVTFALAVIYLPVPGGPVLTGQVTRPLAMLPLLLYGLYLFIQWQDVNDHDGETVTDGVSIFREWGKLAVSLLVILVAVEQLVGGVESLGTTFGIPEFLAGVTIIAAATSLPDTLVSVRTAKANKGVTSLGNVLGSNTFDLLVAIPIGVLIVGSVTIDFAVAVPMLGVLTLATVLLFSFLRTDLSVTSLEAYTLLVAYLLFVAWVVAESLGITSVIRVA; this is encoded by the coding sequence ATGGTCCTCGGTGGTCTCTTCCCGGACACGCCGGTCGTCAACGTGCTCGTCATCCTCGTCGCGACCGGCTTCATCTGGTTCGGCAGCAGCTGGCTCGAAGAGTCGGCCGAACGGCTCTCGGGCTACTACGGCCTCCCCGCGGTCGTCCAGGGGTCTATCGTCGTCGCCGTCGGCTCCAGTTTCCCCGAGTTGGCGAGCGTCGTCTTCACCGCGCTCGCGGGGACGTTCGACATGGGTGTCGGCGCCATCGTCGGCTCGGCCATCTTCAACATCCTTGTCATCCCCGCGCTGTCGGGTATCGTCTCCGACGGGAACTTGGAGACGAACCGGACCATCGTCTACAAGGAGGCACAGTTCTACATGATCGCCGTCTCGACGGTCGTCGTCACCTTCGCGCTCGCGGTCATCTATCTGCCCGTCCCGGGCGGACCGGTCCTGACCGGCCAGGTCACCCGGCCGCTCGCCATGCTCCCCCTGCTCCTTTACGGGCTGTATCTCTTCATTCAGTGGCAGGACGTCAACGACCACGACGGCGAGACGGTCACCGACGGGGTCTCCATCTTCCGCGAGTGGGGCAAGCTCGCAGTCAGCCTGCTCGTCATCCTCGTCGCCGTCGAGCAGCTGGTCGGCGGCGTCGAGTCGCTCGGGACGACGTTCGGTATCCCCGAGTTCCTCGCGGGCGTGACCATCATCGCGGCGGCCACGAGTCTGCCGGACACGCTCGTCAGCGTCCGCACGGCGAAGGCTAACAAGGGCGTGACGAGCCTCGGCAACGTCCTCGGTTCGAACACCTTCGACCTGCTCGTCGCCATCCCTATCGGCGTGCTCATCGTCGGCAGCGTCACCATCGACTTCGCCGTCGCCGTCCCGATGCTCGGCGTTCTCACGCTCGCGACTGTGCTTCTCTTTTCCTTCCTCCGGACCGACCTCTCCGTGACGAGCCTGGAGGCGTACACGCTGCTCGTCGCGTATCTGCTCTTCGTCGCGTGGGTCGTCGCCGAGTCGCT
- a CDS encoding universal stress protein has product MKELERDLGLPAVLAISIGAMIGSGIFILPALALEIAGPAVILAYALAGLLVVPAALSKSEMATAMPEAGGTYIYIERGMGPLLGTIAGIGTWFSLSFKGALALVGGVPYLLLLFDLPLKPVALGLAGLLILINLVGAKQTGRLQVAIVVVMLAALGWFAAGSAPSVQSANYVGFFDSGLEGILAATGLVFVSYAGVTKVASVAEEVEDPGRNIPLGILGSLAFTTVLYVAIVAVLVGVTDPGSVAGSLTPVAVAAEATLGQFGVVAVIAAAILALISTANAGILSSSRYPFAMSRDRLAPPSLSKVSERFGTPVTSITLTGAVLLLFIAFVPILDIAKLASAFQILVFALINVAVIAFREGSAEYEPEFTSPLYPWIQIFGLVTGGLLLTQMGTVALVGAAAIIVGGVAWFFFYVRPRVDREGVATDAVRRRVGRDLLSETESAMNDSRREVLVALTKNLDADRERSLVSIAADLVRPDDGRVVVVRFEEVPDQAPLTDDLTVQSPSDRSFETRMASLSEELDVDVEADEIVSHDTKHAVVNFAENRGVDTIIAEHEPLRLRSRLLGDPIDWVVRHASCDVLLVDNLGYDLPARIALSSDGGPYPPLAVNVAEAIAKADGSKLSLWYPENSTESDQYKRTIDEYQSELSALLSVPVRSELFRADGGQPSTPDVVVRPGSDERLRNVLFDDGPVFPSPGCTTITVYQHESSRPRLGRRLLERVTF; this is encoded by the coding sequence ATGAAGGAGTTAGAACGGGACCTCGGACTTCCTGCGGTCCTCGCCATCAGTATCGGTGCGATGATCGGCAGTGGGATCTTCATCCTCCCGGCACTCGCACTCGAAATCGCCGGACCGGCGGTCATCCTCGCCTACGCCCTCGCGGGCCTTCTCGTCGTCCCGGCGGCCCTCTCGAAGTCCGAGATGGCGACCGCGATGCCCGAGGCCGGTGGGACGTACATCTACATCGAGCGCGGCATGGGACCGTTGCTCGGGACTATCGCCGGCATCGGCACGTGGTTCTCCCTCTCGTTCAAGGGCGCGCTCGCGCTCGTCGGCGGCGTTCCCTATCTGCTCTTGCTGTTCGACCTGCCGCTGAAGCCGGTCGCGCTCGGTCTCGCGGGGTTGCTCATCCTCATCAACCTCGTCGGCGCGAAACAGACCGGTCGGCTCCAGGTCGCCATCGTCGTCGTCATGCTGGCCGCCCTCGGCTGGTTCGCCGCCGGGAGCGCGCCGAGCGTCCAGTCGGCTAACTACGTCGGCTTCTTCGACTCGGGTCTCGAGGGCATCCTCGCGGCGACCGGACTGGTGTTCGTCTCGTATGCGGGCGTCACGAAAGTCGCGAGCGTTGCCGAAGAGGTCGAAGACCCCGGCCGGAACATCCCGCTCGGCATCCTCGGCTCGCTCGCGTTCACCACGGTGCTCTACGTCGCCATCGTGGCTGTGTTGGTCGGCGTGACCGACCCCGGCAGCGTCGCCGGGTCGCTGACGCCGGTCGCCGTCGCCGCGGAGGCGACGCTCGGCCAGTTCGGCGTCGTTGCCGTCATCGCCGCCGCGATTCTCGCGCTCATCTCGACGGCCAACGCGGGCATCCTCTCCTCGTCGCGCTATCCCTTCGCGATGAGCCGCGACCGCCTCGCCCCGCCGTCGCTCTCGAAGGTCTCCGAGCGGTTCGGGACGCCCGTCACCTCCATCACGCTCACGGGTGCGGTGCTCCTGCTGTTCATCGCGTTCGTCCCGATTCTGGACATCGCCAAACTCGCCAGCGCGTTCCAGATTCTGGTGTTCGCGCTCATCAACGTCGCCGTCATCGCCTTCCGCGAGGGTAGCGCGGAGTACGAACCCGAGTTCACCTCGCCGCTGTATCCCTGGATTCAGATCTTCGGTCTCGTCACCGGTGGACTCCTCCTGACGCAGATGGGCACGGTCGCCCTCGTCGGTGCGGCCGCCATCATAGTCGGCGGTGTCGCCTGGTTCTTCTTCTACGTCCGGCCCCGCGTTGACCGCGAGGGCGTAGCGACCGACGCGGTGCGCCGCCGTGTCGGCCGCGACCTCCTCTCGGAGACGGAGTCGGCCATGAACGACAGCCGTCGCGAGGTCCTCGTCGCGCTCACGAAGAACCTCGACGCCGACCGCGAGCGGTCGCTGGTCTCTATCGCCGCCGACCTCGTCCGGCCCGACGACGGCCGCGTGGTCGTCGTCCGATTCGAGGAGGTGCCCGACCAGGCACCGCTCACGGACGACCTGACGGTCCAGTCCCCCTCCGACCGCTCGTTCGAGACGCGGATGGCGTCGCTCTCGGAGGAGCTGGACGTCGACGTCGAGGCCGACGAGATCGTCAGCCACGACACGAAACACGCGGTCGTCAACTTCGCGGAAAACCGCGGAGTCGATACCATCATCGCCGAGCACGAACCGCTCCGGCTCCGCTCGCGGCTGCTCGGCGACCCCATCGACTGGGTCGTCCGCCACGCCTCGTGCGACGTCCTCCTCGTCGACAACCTCGGGTACGACCTGCCGGCACGCATCGCACTCTCCAGCGACGGCGGCCCCTATCCACCGCTGGCAGTGAACGTCGCCGAGGCGATCGCGAAGGCAGACGGGAGTAAACTCTCGCTGTGGTATCCCGAGAACTCGACGGAGAGCGACCAGTACAAGCGGACCATCGACGAGTATCAGTCCGAGCTCTCGGCACTGCTCTCCGTCCCGGTGCGTTCGGAGCTGTTCCGGGCCGACGGCGGGCAGCCGTCGACGCCGGACGTGGTGGTGCGTCCCGGTTCCGACGAACGGCTCCGCAACGTCCTGTTCGACGACGGCCCGGTCTTCCCGAGTCCGGGCTGTACGACCATCACCGTCTACCAGCACGAATCGAGCCGTCCGCGGCTCGGCCGTCGGCTCCTCGAACGAGTCACCTTCTGA
- a CDS encoding Lrp/AsnC family transcriptional regulator — translation MKEGELDSVDRHILYYLQQDARGTSSTDIAEQLGLSSSTVRTRLNKLEESGVIRGYHIDIDYDLAGYPLYTKIICTAAVPERDTLADEARHIQGVTAVREIMTGERNVYVNAIGRDHDDLNRISKELDGLGLTIVDEQLIRDEYVCPYHGFLEEADESGLGDDDAEK, via the coding sequence ATGAAAGAGGGTGAGTTGGACTCCGTCGACCGCCATATCCTGTACTATCTCCAGCAGGACGCGCGCGGGACGTCGTCCACCGACATCGCCGAACAGCTCGGGCTGTCGTCGAGTACGGTCCGGACCCGCCTCAACAAACTCGAAGAGAGCGGCGTCATCCGAGGCTACCACATCGACATCGACTACGACCTCGCTGGCTACCCGCTGTACACGAAGATCATCTGTACAGCGGCCGTCCCGGAGCGGGACACGCTCGCCGACGAGGCACGGCATATCCAGGGGGTGACCGCCGTCCGCGAGATCATGACCGGCGAACGCAACGTCTACGTCAACGCCATCGGCAGAGACCACGACGACCTCAACCGGATCAGCAAGGAACTGGACGGACTCGGTCTCACCATCGTCGACGAACAGCTGATCCGCGACGAGTACGTCTGCCCGTACCACGGCTTCCTGGAGGAGGCCGATGAGTCGGGCCTCGGCGACGACGACGCCGAGAAGTAG
- a CDS encoding HdeD family acid-resistance protein — MSSTSNPSAGAADEPLGSSLQSNWRPLLAAGVVVALLGLVATLAPFLTGLSIATLVGVLLIVGGVTQAIGAFRATGWRGFVWQIAVGAVTLLAGLAVFLNPVFGLLTLTLLVVGYLLASGVVEVAMGLRLRGERRSLWTVASGVIGIILALLLWAGFPSTALWAVGVMFGVNLLVTGLSMVGIALGARSLSEPVDTGVTPGVGGV; from the coding sequence ATGTCCAGTACAAGCAATCCATCGGCCGGTGCAGCGGACGAACCACTCGGGAGCAGTCTTCAGTCGAACTGGCGGCCGCTTCTCGCCGCTGGCGTCGTCGTCGCGCTCCTCGGACTGGTCGCGACGCTCGCGCCCTTCCTGACCGGGCTGTCGATCGCGACTCTCGTCGGGGTGCTCCTCATCGTTGGCGGTGTGACGCAGGCGATCGGTGCGTTCAGAGCCACCGGATGGCGCGGGTTCGTCTGGCAGATCGCGGTCGGTGCGGTCACCCTGCTCGCCGGTCTCGCCGTCTTCCTGAACCCGGTCTTCGGACTGTTGACGTTGACGCTGCTCGTCGTCGGCTATCTCCTCGCGTCGGGTGTCGTCGAGGTCGCGATGGGACTCCGTCTTCGCGGTGAGAGACGCTCGCTCTGGACAGTGGCGAGCGGTGTCATCGGCATCATCCTCGCCCTCCTCCTGTGGGCTGGCTTTCCCTCGACCGCACTCTGGGCGGTCGGCGTCATGTTCGGCGTGAACCTCCTCGTCACCGGGCTGTCGATGGTGGGGATCGCACTCGGTGCCCGGAGCCTGTCGGAACCCGTCGACACCGGTGTCACCCCCGGCGTCGGAGGCGTCTGA